CATCATTGTTCTTCaaaggagcagctcagagctgtcgtttaatttgcacatttttttcctcttttggaaaaaacaacaagcagATTCTGCTTTGAGGTGTCTGGGTTAGGCTTACAGGTTTTCTTTCACCTTTGCTGAGTTTCcccctgctgtgctctgcagaaaggCCATGctcctgctgaagaagaaaCGTTACCAAGAGCAACTCCTGGATAAAACAGAGAACCAAGTCAGCAACTTGGAGCAGATGGTAAGCAGGACCCAGGGGCTGTTCCCTCTGAGTGGTCTCTACTTACACTcacaagtctttttttcctggggtgGGTGTTTCTTTCAGTAGTGCTGTGCTGAGGCTTTCTGTGTGCACCTTTCTTACCACTGACATCATTTATCCCTCTGTAGAGTGCAGAAGGGGCTGGTGGCTGCTTTTCCCAGGCAATTTCTCTGGAGATCTTGGCAGTCTGTGTCTGTCCAACACTGGGAGTGTGACAGCCTGTGATGTTTCCCTTTTCCCATCCTCTTTCAGGTCCAGGATATTGAATTCACCCAGATTGAAATGAAAGTCATTGAGGGCCTGAAAATAGGCAATGAATGTCTGCACAAAATGCACCAGGTACGTGTGGCCAGCTCAGCTGAACTCCTGCCCCAGCCCGGGCAGAGTCTGGGTGTTTGTAGTTGTATCCCCACAGGCCTCATGCTGGGTTtttggatcttttttttccaggttatGTCAATAGAAGAAGTAGAAAGAATAATAGGTGAAACACAAGATGCTGTGGAGTACCAGAGGGTATGTACTGTGTGCATGAGCAGCTGTGAGCAGAGGTTGCCTGCCACACAAAGTTTCTCTGGTGTCCCTGGTGTTCCCAGACTTATTTAAGATGCAGTCAGGTTGGGAATTAAATCTCAGTTGCCTGCAGGAAAATCAGCTGTGTCAGTTTTCCCAGTACCCCCTTGCCCCATGGTTATGTTGCTCTCCTGAAAGGCACAgagctgtttctgctgctctgctcttgaCTGGAATGTggcttttgcttcttttcacaGCAAATAGATGAGatcctggctggctgcctgaCTGAGGAAGATGAAGATGCCATCCTAGAAGAATTAAATGCTATCACTCAGGTAGGAATAACCTGATGTTCTTGGAATCACTTTTAATCCACGTTTTCAGGAGGATGCTTGTGGTAGGGGAGAAAGTACCTTTTCCCTCACTCTTGATGGTTTATCTTATTCAGCCAGAAATCTCACCCACACCTCTTTGTGCCCAGTTCTTGTGTCATCAAAGATAAAAGTAATGGCCACACACTCAGTGTCACCTaaaactgagctgctgctgctgagggctgtgctttgtttgctgcctttcagctgGTCCCTGTTCTTGCTGAGTGGTTGTTCCACTCCACCAGGTGAGGGTGCTGAATGTCCTGGAGAGTGCTCAGATCCCAGGAGTCTCAGTGTGTGTTGTCACCTCCACCCATAGGGCTCTCTGATCATTTACTGGGCAGTCCCTGACCCATCCAGCAGTTCTGGGGGCAGATGTCAGTCTGCACATGAAATCTTTTCTATTATCACTGTTTCCAGACAGTCTTTGCACAAAACCATAGTGCAAGCACTGCCTGGCACGTGGGGGTGTGTCATGTGTTGTCTTTCATGTTCTTGCAGGAACAGGTGGAGCTTCCAGAAGTTCCTTCTGAGCCACTCCCAGAAAAGATCCCAGGTAGGCTTTCTCTCAGCAGCTTTggcttctcctcttcctcttcagtCCCATGATGGGGGCTGAGCCCTCTCCTCTTATCAGTGTTGTCCCAGAAAGTGTGAAGGGATGGAAGCATTGTGGGTGGGAACCCTGTTGATCTGGGCTGTGCAAGCTTCCCTCACCTGGCTCAGACAAACCCAGCCAAAATCTGACCCAAAGAGGCTCCAGGCTCTTGCTCAGTCAGCACTGAGTTGTTCCTCTGGAAGAGAAACTTTTTGTGACATCCTGAAACACTCAGTGAAACACCTCTGTTGGGAAGCTCCACAAGAAGCTCCACAAGAAGCTCTGTCTTTGGCTTTCTGGTGGCCCCAGACTTTCTCACCAACACTAAAACTTCTCCCCTGCATGTCAGTGCATGTCAGAGCTGGGTGCCAGGGGAcaaactggtgaagggtctgCCTGCTGGGACAACAGGACACTGCACAGTCTGGCACTGAAGCTGGACAACCCTGCTGTCTggaagctgcccagcagaatcaggggtgtggggagcaggggtTGGTTTCCTGTCAGTGCTTGTTTACAAGTAAAC
Above is a genomic segment from Heliangelus exortis chromosome 20, bHelExo1.hap1, whole genome shotgun sequence containing:
- the CHMP6 gene encoding charged multivesicular body protein 6 isoform X1; this encodes MGNLFGRKRRSRVTEQDKAVLQLKQQRDKLRQYQKRISLNLERERALARQLLREGRKEKAMLLLKKKRYQEQLLDKTENQVSNLEQMVQDIEFTQIEMKVIEGLKIGNECLHKMHQVMSIEEVERIIGETQDAVEYQRQIDEILAGCLTEEDEDAILEELNAITQEQVELPEVPSEPLPEKIPGEAAALLDSHPGLAMQTCPTRESLGFTTAVAP
- the CHMP6 gene encoding charged multivesicular body protein 6 isoform X2; this translates as MGNLFGRKRRSRVTEQDKAVLQLKQQRDKLRQYQKRISLNLERERALARQLLREGRKEKAMLLLKKKRYQEQLLDKTENQVSNLEQMVQDIEFTQIEMKVIEGLKIGNECLHKMHQVMSIEEVERIIGETQDAVEYQRQIDEILAGCLTEEDEDAILEELNAITQEQVELPEVPSEPLPEKIPEASPIKNSPKPELVAAS